A single region of the Actinoplanes sp. SE50/110 genome encodes:
- a CDS encoding long-chain fatty acid--CoA ligase, producing the protein MLNLSILLEDSARRHPDRAAVVLGPQRLTYAQVEAAAGQVANMLVARGIQPGDRVALSCPNLPYFPIVYYGILKAGAVVVPLNVLLKGREITYHLKDSQATAYFCFEGTAELPMGVEGRAGFEGAADCEHFFLITADPAAASPIEGTETLGQALAGHGPTFETVLRAETDAAVILYTSGTTGQAKGAELSHSNLVLNALTCNRLFNSQPATDTHLLVLPLFHSFGSTVNMNAGFSVAATLVLLPRFEANAAVRLLQDENVTFFAGVPTMYWGLLNALSANEGVDVERIAANMRVAVSGGSSLPIEIIKAVRERFGVTILEGYGLSETSPVATFSDPDGEPRPGSIGIPIWGVEVKLIDAEWNTVTGVDEIGEIAIRGHNIMKGYYNRPEATAEVMRDGWFRSGDLARRDKDGFYYIVDRAKDMIIRGGFNVYPREIEEVLLTHEAVSLAAVIGVAHPSHGEEVKAYVILKPGASATEDELVAWSREQMASYKYPRIVKIVESLPMTATGKLLKRELD; encoded by the coding sequence ATGCTCAACCTCTCCATTCTGCTGGAGGACAGCGCCCGTCGTCACCCGGACCGCGCCGCCGTGGTGCTCGGCCCGCAGCGCCTGACCTACGCCCAGGTGGAGGCGGCGGCCGGCCAGGTGGCGAACATGCTGGTCGCGCGTGGCATCCAGCCGGGTGACAGGGTCGCCCTCTCCTGCCCGAACCTGCCGTACTTCCCGATCGTCTACTACGGCATCCTCAAGGCTGGCGCGGTCGTGGTGCCGCTGAACGTGCTGCTCAAGGGGCGGGAGATCACGTACCACCTGAAGGATTCGCAGGCGACGGCGTACTTCTGCTTCGAGGGCACCGCCGAGCTGCCGATGGGCGTCGAGGGCCGGGCCGGCTTCGAGGGCGCCGCGGACTGCGAGCACTTCTTCCTGATCACCGCGGACCCGGCGGCCGCCTCGCCGATCGAGGGCACCGAAACCCTGGGGCAGGCCCTCGCCGGGCACGGCCCGACCTTCGAGACGGTGCTGCGCGCCGAGACCGACGCCGCGGTCATCCTGTACACCAGCGGCACCACCGGCCAGGCCAAGGGCGCCGAACTGTCCCACTCGAACCTGGTGCTCAACGCGCTCACCTGCAACCGGCTGTTCAACTCCCAGCCGGCCACCGACACGCACCTGCTGGTGCTGCCGCTGTTCCACTCGTTCGGCTCGACGGTCAACATGAACGCCGGCTTCTCGGTGGCGGCCACCCTGGTGCTGCTGCCCCGGTTCGAGGCGAACGCCGCCGTACGGCTGCTGCAGGACGAGAACGTGACCTTCTTCGCCGGCGTGCCCACCATGTACTGGGGGCTGCTGAACGCGCTCAGCGCCAACGAGGGCGTCGACGTCGAGCGGATCGCGGCGAACATGCGGGTCGCCGTCTCCGGCGGCTCCAGCCTGCCGATCGAGATCATCAAGGCGGTCCGGGAGCGCTTCGGGGTCACCATCCTGGAGGGGTACGGGCTCAGCGAGACCTCCCCGGTGGCCACCTTCAGCGACCCGGACGGCGAGCCCCGGCCCGGCTCGATCGGCATCCCGATCTGGGGCGTCGAGGTCAAGCTGATCGACGCCGAGTGGAACACGGTCACCGGCGTGGACGAGATCGGCGAGATCGCGATCCGCGGCCACAACATCATGAAGGGGTACTACAACCGACCGGAGGCGACCGCCGAGGTGATGCGGGACGGCTGGTTCCGCTCCGGGGATCTGGCGCGCCGGGACAAGGACGGCTTCTACTACATCGTCGACCGGGCCAAGGACATGATCATCCGCGGTGGCTTCAACGTGTACCCGCGGGAGATCGAGGAGGTGCTGCTCACCCACGAGGCGGTGTCGCTGGCCGCGGTGATCGGGGTGGCGCACCCCAGCCACGGCGAGGAGGTGAAGGCGTACGTGATCCTCAAGCCGGGCGCCTCGGCCACCGAGGACGAGCTGGTCGCCTGGAGCCGGGAGCAGATGGCCTCGTACAAGTACCCCCGGATCGTCAAGATCGTCGAGTCGCTGCCCATGACGGCGACCGGCAAACTGCTCAAACGCGAGCTCGACTGA